In Pseudorasbora parva isolate DD20220531a chromosome 1, ASM2467924v1, whole genome shotgun sequence, the DNA window GGCGAGAGCACGGGTAACAGCGAATAGTGTCTGACATCATCCTTtggccgttttttttttttttaaccaaaataTATTGTTTACCCCTTGATGTCATCttgtaataattatattaaagccagaagtacagtcaaactcatgACAGTTCTCTCTATAGTGGAGGTTACCACATTACATTACACTATGGTAatataacaaaaaacaacaactaatatGGACACCTGCACATCGCATGTAGTTAAACTAAATCCAAATCCCAGAATGATTGGTTAATGTGTGAAGAGAAAGAAACAGAGAACAAGCAAAACAAGAACAACGATGATGAAGACAATgatctttacaaataaaacattacgGTTTTGCCTGCCCAGGAAAGAAGTGCCACATTTTATCTCGTTCTCAAACTCTTTGATAGCAATGTCTCTTTCCTCTTTAATTTCATCTAGAATCTTCTGAAATTGAGCCACTGTTTCTCTCATCTGATGAATAAATTTCACAGTTTCTGATGTGATTTTTTTGGCTTTTTCAGGGTctgctgattgattgatttcaGAGATCTCTATTGAATCTTGAACTATAGAAACAACATCAAGAACAACAAACACAGCTGAGGTTACAGCACTGATCCTCAATGCACGGGTAGCTTTTGCAGCCTGCGCAGACACACGGGCAGTTTGGGCAGCATTTGAAGACAATCGAGCAGCTTTGACAGCCTTTGCAGACAAATGAGCATTTTTGACAATCTTTGTAGATGAACTAATTGTTTTGACAGTGCCTGAACAAACCTTGAGGCCTTTGttaacaacatttttttcaaaaaaactcttTTGATGAGTTTCAGCTTTAGGAAGTCCAGTAAAGGCAGAAACACCATCAGCCTTTTCTGTCATCCTTGCTGGTATATAAATTATCTCCTGCTGCACCATCTGACGTATGTCTTCTGTGCTGTTATTAATTGTATTCAGACTCTCAGTCATTACTTTGATTGTGTTCAGGAAATCACTGGTGATCTTCTCAATAGTCTCACGCAGGTTTGTCTGCTGGTCCGTGTTAATGCTGTTAGATACTATACCTGTTAGTCCTCCGGCTGCTCCAACAACAGCTCCACCAACAGTGAGAGCTAAAGAAGCGCCAAATGTGAACGGGGCCAGAGCCAGACCAGCTATAGATGTGATTCCTCCTGCTGCTCCGATTGATGATCCGACCAAACTGCCCACTGTCGTGTTCTTGTGCATGGATTCAAATTCATCAGTGATGCCCTTCAGCACCTTTATTTGACGAGTGAGTTTCTGATGATTTCTGTCAAAATCTAAGTTCAATCTGTTCATCTTTGTTCTCAAGTCATCAAAGATTTTAGGTGTCCTGGAAATTAAAGAGTAGAGTAAAATTTAGTTTAGCACACTTTATAGATTGCcatttcaaaataattttaCCTAGATTCCCAGCAGATGTTgtgacagatttttttaatgtgattttcAATGAAGTGGAGTCTGTTCTCACATATTTCACACAGTTTAAGCATGGATGTAGTTTGTGGGAAGGCATgggtttattattatattcttcTGTTGTTGTCTAACATCTGCTGGAAAGCCAGGTCAAATTATTTGTATGTACGTGGATGTCCCCAGTTAACATGATCCCCATTTGATCCATAACACCGGCATCACCACAGAGAGAATGTGTTAagttaaagtacattttaataaCTAAAAGTAATACTTATCATACTATAACtaaaaaaaactgtacattACATTCGGGGTGAGTGATTaagaccaaatacttatttacatgggtatataaggaagtagcttgcatgatcgcattatgttttaccagttgaggagccaagttgaactcccgttccagcggtacagcggatgtggcagagggacgttacgtctccattccctcctcagggaatgagggttacatacgtaaccgagacgttccctttcattGAGTCACTCCGAGTAACGtaagtgactgacgaatggagGTCCCAATACAAAGACGCCACtcagctgtcttccagtgccctgtgcAAGCGCGAGTGCCCTGACGTAAGACTAGTATGGTCGAAGGCCTCCACTTAACACAGGagataccaaggtacactgggaggcatatatTCCAgtaggagatatgcgccaagtgcctacccgtagggaggacttagaaTACACCTATGACCCACTAAGGCTACATAAGGAAGATCGCTGGGGTACCAgccagggaggcttacggtggaaatacacatatGGGGGTCGCCCGgagggggaaccatgcacatgtgGCACCTGCCCGGACACGAATGTCTGGGCTGAGTAGGGCAGACTTATTGGCGTCggcagtgctggaggagctcagggcttcCGGAGAAGCTCCCCTGAGAAGAATATTGCACGTatcagtccgtggagtggaatggcgagcaaggagaagacacctgagccaatccattaccggccacttgtagaggcgagtacatagtcggatacaggctccactcggagattGTAAAATCTGGCAAATGTGTTCGGTGTCGCCCAGCCGgtagctctgcagatgtctgtcagcggagcgccatgcgctaaagcccaagaggaggccacactccgagtTGCTGGtatgccaaaacaatggtgtccactatccagtgagacaacctttgctttgagagagccttccctatCAGCTTCCCacaataacagacaaagagctggtctgacgTCCTGAAACACcacgtcctgtctacgtaagcgcgaagagcacgtactggacagagcagtgccaaggctgggtctgcctcctccaagggcagtgcttgcaggttcaccacctggtctctgaacggagtggtgggaaccttgggcacatatccaggccggggtctcaggatcacgtgagagtcacccggcccgaattccaggcacgctttgtcaaccgaaaatgcctgcaggtcccctaccctcttgatggagacCAGTGCGGTtttgcgctgcatgtaaacgcattaacttgctttctgtcggcttgtGTGATAAGTGAGAAAAACACATAACTTGAATCAGATTTAAATCTTTTcttccatgcagatctcctctagagcagtgatgttttggggctttGCTGGGCAACACGGaatttcaactccctccaaagatgttatatggggttgagatctggagactggctaggccactgcaggaccttgaaatgcttcttatgaAGCCTCTCCCgggcggtgtgtttgggattattgtcatgctgaaagacccagccacgtttcatcttcaatgcccttgctgatggaaggaggtttttactagAAATCTCACAATatatggccccattcattctttcctttacacagaTTAGaggtcctggtccctttgcagaaaaacagccccaaagcatgatgtttccaacCACAaacttcacagtaggtatggtgcaactcagcattctttcacctccaaacacgacaagttgagtttttttaccaaaaagttatattttggtttcatctgacattctcccaatTCTCTTCTGGACCATCCacatgctctctagcaaacttcagatgggccCGGACATGTACTGGTTAAGCAGGTGCACACATCTGGCacatggacagagctatcccattgacttctacggcgttaagtgatgtcagtaaaggagcactcacttcctgatggctgagcgaactgcgcaggctcagactgagcttgagaacgtagatgtgacgtgagtagggttgggcatcgagaaccggttctaacttggaaccgtttaaaaaaataacgattccattggaatcgtttagaaaatttattttcggttccgatcttcggttccaagcgcgcaagttttggtttccatggccacctgatttccggtgcttcCGCGCGCCGgcgcgcccgcttgttcttttagtcatggaagcccggtaagcggctctgaagtgtggatttatttcacttttaaaagcctgggtcggcacagtgcaactagtgttgtcaaaaatatcgatactgaaatatctgtaaagatacgatagcctgctcagcctacacaatcgatcccagctgctctcctctcctctcctctcctctctgaccgacagcgagttgacgcgcagccgcatatattctcattcagccggttaacctctgaacacgacggacgcgcgttctgctggacttttccttacgacagcgtgttagtgttagtgtgtgtgatcggtctgaatttcgcgcgggattgcacataattctacgaatccccgcagatttcaggctcacatctgaagcgcgcacacacacacaccgtaataaagccccctctgacatacaagtgcaaatatgtGCTTCTTTTTCctgcttattattggtcaaatacactcaaacaaattctcagtgcacattttgaagagtatgtaaacacagtcttaaacaattcaggtagaaatgaagaatgagtaacaggaacagtgttcagaaTCCATGAGTGCgccagttcttaaagggaccgcagtcatttgttattcaaagtcaaactccaaaaagacaaacaatcacactgctcttgactgatcaacttgtgtaactttaatggttttatatgaaactatttaattttttgcaaaaaacattatccaatgtaattttaaatttatttagccactttgcgtttttttattcagtttcttacctgaatgttagacctacctgaaaaaataaagcagtctatttcatttatatattttattctattgtatttatttgtgctattttgtgtaatatgtatctttgtttattcaatttaacattcaaaatcaagcttacttgtgctgtgtgtaaactattgcaacacaattaccccgttgtaaaaaatacattgagttaacaaatatttgtgagataattttaatagtcattgatcaatgtttatatatgagaaaaagcttaaaagctttatcatataaagggatctcttcagaagaaatttttgattgcctagactttcaaaagacagacaaaaaaaaattatataaaaaatatctaattgacagtatatgcagcgttttccccccgttttattgaaaatagcattgaatatcgatgtgacatgttttgactccacccctcaaagaatcggaatcgagaatcgaaaagaaccggaatcgaaagtaagaatcggaatcggaatcagaatcgttcaaatcaaaacgatgcccaaccctagacgtgagcctcctgtctgatagctgtaggtcttctagtagttgtggaaagtgacagaggtggtaaaagtactcaaaagttatactcgagtgaaagtatatatacctaaataaaaaaatactccagtaaaagtagaaagtcctccattcaaacatcacttgagtaaaagtacaaaagtatcagatttaaaacgtactcaagtaccgaaagtaaaaagtagatattcaaattaactgtaaatatcaataattaagcagataaaatcttttcggactgatatgcaatgctttaattgaacaaatgataagattagatactgcaattaagaatttgttagatttgcaattaataggagacaatgaagcaccttaacgcagtataggggttaaacttaaaatagacgtgttccataacattagctccataaaacagatgaggagcaagatactattaactaattcaaaattaattcaaaagccataaccacaatgacatataacgtaacaattagttaatagtcatgtgcctcaacaagtaaagtcatactataattttgccaattgttatgattaatgattaattaaacagacaactgagagtcggaatgcatggctttgaatacatgaatttacattattagttaatgtaatatgttattagggaattaatgatgtcatatttaattaatagcaattcatatattacttaatctattaatcatagagaatgttcattagttgctgatgcagtaatcattaataaatggattAGTtattcattagtaatacattaactcatgattatctgtgcattagttaggcatgaattataatagtgcacctgtattgtaaaatgttactgatgttttcatagtaaattgtgtgccgcaaaataaaaaagttggggaaacactgagctaacattagtgtggcaaacctgacttgtcagcttttccaagtctatacccgactggatcatccatgaccgaccacaccggtttggaaatcaagtgtaataaatacttaatacttggagcgggcatggggaaatgtattggagtaaaaagtaaactttgcctttaatattgtagtgaagtaagagtaaaagtagatgcaaataaaatatactcaagtaaagtacagatcccccaaaaaaatacttaagtaatgtatccaagtatttttacttgagtacttaccacccctggaaagtgaaatctgaatcccgttgtttaaatattttctcccgttgcttttggcttactatgggcttctctccattcttctcccttgactttatgtctccacgtccccccgactgtcttattgacagtaaaagattgcctgcgagcgtctccacaggtctatacggtaattgctcaactgtgcgacagagtcacgttggttatgacgcaatagttagcctatttttacaaaaacagcttctgcggggcgatagtgtaagatacaaggtaatggagccttttatgcattgtcgtgtttatttagaaataaactgtggacaaatggagtctttaaacgcctctgatgtaaagttattcactgtcaaagtgactcaaaaatgaatgggagtcaatgggatgctaacagcaggtgatggcttggttagcaatggcagcccctaggggtggaacgctttccgagtgctagattaccccct includes these proteins:
- the LOC137073103 gene encoding apolipoprotein L3-like codes for the protein MASFKGELLSAEEKREEQEETFLSSLVIPNTLKSFIQNTLKIFIRNTLKSFVRTDSIRFVEYNWTAVKISAAEMGLNRRTPKIFDDLRTKMNRLNLDFDRNHQKLTRQIKVLKGITDEFESMHKNTTVGSLVGSSIGAAGGITSIAGLALAPFTFGASLALTVGGAVVGAAGGLTGIVSNSINTDQQTNLRETIEKITSDFLNTIKVMTESLNTINNSTEDIRQMVQQEIIYIPARMTEKADGVSAFTGLPKAETHQKSFFEKNVVNKGLKVCSGTVKTISSSTKIVKNAHLSAKAVKAARLSSNAAQTARVSAQAAKATRALRISAVTSAVFVVLDVVSIVQDSIEISEINQSADPEKAKKITSETVKFIHQMRETVAQFQKILDEIKEERDIAIKEFENEIKCGTSFLGRQNRNVLFVKIIVFIIVVLVLLVLCFFLFTH